A part of Cervus elaphus chromosome 11, mCerEla1.1, whole genome shotgun sequence genomic DNA contains:
- the LOC122702554 gene encoding proline-rich protein HaeIII subfamily 1-like has protein sequence MKNLNLQSAGLKYGRPRLPTAIGGPLRKPRSHLRAQQEDLWKGPSLWEITQTPTEPQAAGQLGPPSSPVNRPGPQGTRQPGTPEGPVEQPGCLRRCPRSCPPQGDERAQRLHSQRRLLGAAAPGGLGFSPESLDRPSGGRHGRSCPRLSLSPPPGPPGARSASTEPVAPHTRQSRVPGLRPPRQLPPLWTPVPAPGPGVTVGQGQSAAGPGQAEGPAAPPEVGEPVRTPRGAGKGGGSGRNSRAARGAATPPAPSPPQRTPRRSRTFLRGARSDFQFPAPRNPLRRARRGVRASRRASRVRAPRHPASPPLDLDPRPHRDPDPDVRTHQRSPRARNCLPASRRGCRRPAPEPA, from the exons ATGAAAAACCTCAATTTACAGTCAGCGGGTCTGAAGTACGGGAGGCCTCGCCTGCCCACTGCCAtcggag GCCCCCTTCGCAAGCCCAGGTCCCACCTGCGTGCACAGCAGGAGGACCTGTGGAAAGGGCCGTCCCTGTGGGAAATCACCCAGACCCCAACGGAGCCCCAGGCTGCTGGGCAGCTGGGCCCACCGTCCTCACCCG TCAACAGGCCAGGGCCACAGGGCACAAGGCAGCCTGGGACGCCCGAAGGGCCCGTGGAGCAGCCTGGGTGTCTCAGGAGGTGCCCACGCAGCTGTCCCCCACAAGGGGACGAGAGAGCACAGAGGCTCCACTCACAGCGCCGGCTTTTGGGGGCTGCAGCCCCGGGGGGGCTGGGCTTCAGCCCCGAG TCTCTGGATCGGCCGAGCGGTGGCCGTCACGGGCGCAGCTGTCCCCGGCTCTCTCTGTCACCACCGCCGGGTCCACCGGGAGCCCGCTCGGCGTCCACTGAGCCTGTGGCCCCGCACACACGGCAGAGCCGGGTCCCCGGGCTCCGCCCGCCCCGGCAGCTGCCTCCGCTCTGGACCCCCGTACCCGCCCCCGGGCCCGGGGTCACCGTCGGGCAAGGGCAAAGCGCAGCGGGGCCGGGGCAGGCGGAGGGGCCCGCGGCGCCCCCCGAGGTCGGGGAGCCCGTCCGCACCCCAAGAGGGGCAGGAAAGGGTGGGGGCAGCGGCCGAAACTCGCGGGCGGCTCGAGGCGCGGCGACCCCGCCGGCCCCAAGCCCGCCCCAGCGGACGCCCCGCCGTTCGCGAACCTTCCTGCGTGGGGCCCGCTCCGACTTTCAGTTTCCGGCCCCGAGAAATCCCCTTAGGCGCGCGCGCCGCGGGGTCCGCGCCTCCCGCCGGGCCTCCCGGGTCCGCGCGCCACGCCATCCCGCGTCCCCGCCCCTAGACCTCGACCCCCGACCCCACCGCGACCCCGACCCCGACGTCAGGACTCACCAACGGTCGCCTCGCGCCCGGAACTGCCTGCCAGCCAGCCGCCGCGGCTGCCGCCGACCCGCCCCCGAACCCGCCTGA